The following coding sequences lie in one Rissa tridactyla isolate bRisTri1 chromosome Z, bRisTri1.patW.cur.20221130, whole genome shotgun sequence genomic window:
- the GKAP1 gene encoding G kinase-anchoring protein 1 isoform X2, producing the protein MASALISSVPTTASRFALLQVESDSDLEPGKGRNSRGASKSQASGGRSCTNEKKRQKRRKKKEQQQSEANELRNLAFKKIPQKSSYRGCLSQHEQKLHTAMQKDSQEENWQEWRQKDEQLTSEMFEADLEKALLLSKLEYEEHKKEHENVEKTSPRSKSVNKKKNQQGKDKPLTVSLKDFQSDSNIDNLPKKHEELNSPQSSLCDGGFFNRLEGDIHKVLETEKRRVQLADYSGTDNGTSHEHNQAKYKEVKARNAQLLKMMHEGEMKDKAEILLQVDECQIIKNELSLQVTILHAALEQERSKVKLLQAELTKYQSGKKGKRHLESDQCR; encoded by the exons ATGGCGTCTGCTCTAATCAGTTCAGTTCCTACCACTGCATCTCGTTTTGCTTTACTACAAGTCGAAAGCGATTCCGATTTGGAGCctgggaaaggaagaaacagcCGAGGTGCCAGTAAATCTCAGGCTTCTGGGGGAAGATCATgtacaaatgagaaaaagagacagaaaaggagaaaaaagaaagaacagcagcagagtgAGGCCAATGAG CTCAGAaaccttgcttttaaaaagattcCTCAGAAGTCCTCGTATAGAGGCTGCCTGTCTCAGCATGAACAAAAACTGCATACTGCAATGCAGAAGGACTCTCAGGAAGAAAACTGGCAGGAGTGGAGACAAAAAGATGAGCAG ctgaCATCTGAAATGTTTGAAGCTGATCTTGAAAAAGCATTGCTGCTAAGCAAACTGGAATATGAAGAGCACAAAAAG GAACATGAAAACGTTGAAAAAACTTCACCTCGGTCAAAGTCTGTGAATAAGAAaaagaaccagcaaggaaaagaCAAGCCTCTCACTGTGTCTCTGAAAGACTTTCAGTCAGACAGTAATATAG atAACCTTCCTAAAAAACATGAG GAACTGAATTCTCCCCAGTCTTCATTGTGTGATGGAGGATTTTTCAACAGGCTGGAAGGTGATATTCACAAAGTActtgaaacagagaaaaggagagtcCAGCTCGCTGATTACAGTGGAACAGATAACGGCACATCTCATGAACACAACCAG GCAAAGTATAAAGAAGTAAAAGCAAGAAATGCACAGCTTCTGAAGATGATGCATGAAGGTGAAA tgaaagacaaagcagaaatacTCCTACAGGTGGATGAATGCCAAATTATCAAAAATGAATTGAGCTTACAG GTAACTATACTTCATGCTGCATTAGAGCAAGAAAGATCCAAAGTGAAACTACTGCAGGCAGAATTAACAAAATACCAG
- the GKAP1 gene encoding G kinase-anchoring protein 1 isoform X1 translates to MASALISSVPTTASRFALLQVESDSDLEPGKGRNSRGASKSQASGGRSCTNEKKRQKRRKKKEQQQSEANELRNLAFKKIPQKSSYRGCLSQHEQKLHTAMQKDSQEENWQEWRQKDEQLTSEMFEADLEKALLLSKLEYEEHKKEHENVEKTSPRSKSVNKKKNQQGKDKPLTVSLKDFQSDSNIDNLPKKHEELNSPQSSLCDGGFFNRLEGDIHKVLETEKRRVQLADYSGTDNGTSHEHNQETVLKDGKIEQLKLELEKKDAEIEQQKNIITQWEAKYKEVKARNAQLLKMMHEGEMKDKAEILLQVDECQIIKNELSLQVTILHAALEQERSKVKLLQAELTKYQSGKKGKRHLESDQCR, encoded by the exons ATGGCGTCTGCTCTAATCAGTTCAGTTCCTACCACTGCATCTCGTTTTGCTTTACTACAAGTCGAAAGCGATTCCGATTTGGAGCctgggaaaggaagaaacagcCGAGGTGCCAGTAAATCTCAGGCTTCTGGGGGAAGATCATgtacaaatgagaaaaagagacagaaaaggagaaaaaagaaagaacagcagcagagtgAGGCCAATGAG CTCAGAaaccttgcttttaaaaagattcCTCAGAAGTCCTCGTATAGAGGCTGCCTGTCTCAGCATGAACAAAAACTGCATACTGCAATGCAGAAGGACTCTCAGGAAGAAAACTGGCAGGAGTGGAGACAAAAAGATGAGCAG ctgaCATCTGAAATGTTTGAAGCTGATCTTGAAAAAGCATTGCTGCTAAGCAAACTGGAATATGAAGAGCACAAAAAG GAACATGAAAACGTTGAAAAAACTTCACCTCGGTCAAAGTCTGTGAATAAGAAaaagaaccagcaaggaaaagaCAAGCCTCTCACTGTGTCTCTGAAAGACTTTCAGTCAGACAGTAATATAG atAACCTTCCTAAAAAACATGAG GAACTGAATTCTCCCCAGTCTTCATTGTGTGATGGAGGATTTTTCAACAGGCTGGAAGGTGATATTCACAAAGTActtgaaacagagaaaaggagagtcCAGCTCGCTGATTACAGTGGAACAGATAACGGCACATCTCATGAACACAACCAG GAGACTGTtttgaaagatggaaaaatagaaCAATTAAAGCTTGAGCTTgaaaagaaagatgcagaaattgagcaacagaaaaatataataacTCAATGGGAG GCAAAGTATAAAGAAGTAAAAGCAAGAAATGCACAGCTTCTGAAGATGATGCATGAAGGTGAAA tgaaagacaaagcagaaatacTCCTACAGGTGGATGAATGCCAAATTATCAAAAATGAATTGAGCTTACAG GTAACTATACTTCATGCTGCATTAGAGCAAGAAAGATCCAAAGTGAAACTACTGCAGGCAGAATTAACAAAATACCAG